From a region of the Thermus caldilimi genome:
- a CDS encoding CAP domain-containing protein: MRRKSLLPLPRLTLAALSALALLLSACQNLVQTPRPPVEALAGTGELLEARPGETRQVKVRLAQGAESAEVYLRLADPCAKGTSYCPGWDATRYPGVEHTRERFTLTATNLEATFTLSVAQDALPQGPFKWELVAVDEKGREWTFPVYLRIPSEGQGAVAALREWRARAGLPGVEEDPEWAWRGWLHSRYSVMNGASRLPHDEDLSQPFSSGEGRSAGRVGNEWGSLGLQNGRASWSPDQSPVNWWIAAPFHRFGLIYPWSLQVGSGIYRDVLPWNGVIFGHTRATLPYFSSSSTPNPGVQEVPFPVPGMRVPVASFDGYENPNPAYPCLHPEVPRQRPFFSQPGIDWNASGLRPFGFPVTLMTFARADTEVLEARLVRVSDGAVNPVCAYGSLQYWDDRDFWRNAALSILNDLGAVIVLPREPLTPGAEYEVYLKARIGSQVWEKTWRFQVETQENLWPTN; encoded by the coding sequence ATGCGCAGGAAAAGCCTCTTGCCTTTGCCCCGGCTAACCCTTGCGGCCCTCTCGGCTCTGGCCCTCCTCCTCTCCGCCTGCCAGAACCTCGTCCAGACCCCCAGGCCCCCCGTGGAGGCCCTGGCCGGGACGGGGGAGCTCCTCGAGGCCCGCCCCGGCGAGACCCGCCAGGTGAAGGTCCGCCTGGCCCAGGGGGCGGAGAGTGCTGAGGTCTACCTGCGCCTGGCCGACCCCTGCGCCAAGGGCACGAGCTACTGCCCCGGCTGGGACGCCACCCGCTACCCCGGGGTGGAGCACACCCGGGAGCGGTTCACCCTCACCGCCACCAACCTCGAGGCCACCTTCACCCTCAGCGTGGCCCAGGACGCCCTGCCCCAGGGGCCCTTCAAGTGGGAGCTGGTGGCGGTGGACGAGAAGGGCAGGGAGTGGACCTTCCCCGTGTACCTGCGCATTCCCAGCGAGGGGCAGGGGGCGGTGGCTGCCCTGCGGGAGTGGCGCGCCCGGGCCGGGCTCCCCGGCGTGGAGGAGGACCCGGAGTGGGCCTGGCGGGGCTGGCTCCACAGCCGGTACAGCGTGATGAACGGTGCCAGTAGGCTCCCCCACGATGAGGACCTCTCCCAACCTTTTTCCAGCGGGGAGGGCCGGAGTGCGGGGCGGGTGGGCAACGAATGGGGGAGCCTTGGTCTACAGAACGGGCGAGCCTCTTGGTCTCCGGACCAAAGCCCGGTCAACTGGTGGATCGCCGCCCCCTTCCATCGCTTCGGCCTCATCTACCCCTGGTCCCTGCAGGTGGGCTCGGGCATCTACCGGGACGTGCTCCCCTGGAACGGGGTAATCTTCGGCCACACTCGGGCTACCCTCCCCTACTTCTCCTCCTCATCGACCCCGAACCCTGGGGTGCAGGAGGTGCCCTTCCCCGTCCCGGGGATGCGGGTACCCGTGGCCTCCTTCGACGGCTACGAAAACCCCAATCCCGCCTACCCCTGCCTCCACCCCGAAGTTCCCAGGCAGCGCCCCTTCTTCAGCCAGCCGGGGATCGACTGGAACGCCAGCGGGCTACGGCCCTTCGGCTTCCCCGTCACCCTCATGACCTTCGCCCGGGCGGACACCGAGGTCCTGGAGGCCAGGCTGGTGAGGGTGTCCGACGGGGCGGTGAACCCGGTCTGCGCCTACGGGAGCCTGCAGTACTGGGATGACCGCGACTTCTGGCGGAACGCGGCCCTCTCGATACTCAACGATTTGGGGGCGGTCATCGTCCTTCCCCGCGAGCCCCTCACCCCCGGGGCCGAGTACGAGGTCTACCTGAAGGCTCGGATCGGCTCCCAGGTGTGGGAGAAGA
- a CDS encoding type II toxin-antitoxin system Phd/YefM family antitoxin, with translation MERVPLRLLKNRLGFYLRKVRQGESLLLTDRGRPVARLVPEGSGLEARLQALATLGLLDLGEGRLPDREPVAYSRASVADLLVEER, from the coding sequence ATGGAACGGGTGCCCCTCCGCCTCCTCAAGAACCGTCTGGGCTTTTACCTGCGCAAGGTGCGCCAAGGGGAGAGCCTGCTCCTGACGGACCGGGGGAGGCCCGTGGCCCGCCTGGTACCCGAAGGCTCAGGCCTCGAGGCCCGCCTCCAGGCTCTGGCCACCTTGGGCCTTCTAGACCTGGGGGAGGGGCGGCTTCCCGACCGGGAGCCTGTGGCCTATAGCCGGGCCAGCGTGGCGGATCTCCTGGTGGAGGAGCGGTAG
- a CDS encoding type II toxin-antitoxin system VapC family toxin has protein sequence MAPVVYLDTSALVKRYVAEAGSDEVRTLLRGAETVGTAAVAQVEMAAALAKAVRTGALAREEGQSALGAFLEDWPRLHRLRVTDLLLEMARDLAWREGLRGYDATHLAAALLWQEALGEPVLMATFDVGLWRVAAKYLKVWPPDMA, from the coding sequence GTGGCCCCGGTGGTCTACCTGGACACCAGCGCCCTGGTCAAGCGCTACGTGGCCGAGGCGGGCAGCGACGAGGTGCGGACCCTCCTTCGCGGGGCTGAGACCGTGGGCACCGCGGCGGTGGCCCAGGTGGAGATGGCCGCCGCCCTGGCCAAAGCGGTGCGCACGGGAGCCCTGGCGCGGGAGGAGGGCCAAAGCGCCTTGGGTGCGTTCCTGGAGGACTGGCCCCGCTTGCACCGCCTGCGGGTGACCGATCTCCTCCTGGAGATGGCGCGGGACCTGGCCTGGCGGGAAGGTCTGCGGGGCTATGACGCCACCCATCTGGCCGCGGCCCTTCTCTGGCAGGAGGCCTTAGGAGAGCCTGTCCTCATGGCCACCTTTGATGTGGGGCTTTGGCGGGTGGCGGCAAAGTACCTGAAGGTATGGCCTCCGGATATGGCTTAA
- a CDS encoding type II toxin-antitoxin system VapC family toxin: MLFLETSGLLKLLVQEAFSEIAREAFLAADSVGACAFALTESTGVLHAMHRDGRLSRPQFRKALRELYDLWEGLTVVVPGYATFQAAAELCAKEPLKGADAVHLQAALDLQALGARPLFLTFDRTLYRVAKARGLAVVAVPSFDS; the protein is encoded by the coding sequence GTGCTTTTCCTGGAAACCAGCGGACTGCTAAAGCTCCTGGTCCAGGAGGCTTTTTCAGAGATCGCCCGCGAGGCTTTCTTGGCGGCGGATAGCGTGGGGGCTTGTGCCTTTGCCTTAACGGAAAGCACGGGCGTCCTGCACGCCATGCACCGGGACGGGCGCCTCAGCAGGCCCCAGTTTCGCAAGGCATTGCGGGAACTCTATGACCTCTGGGAAGGGCTTACCGTGGTGGTGCCTGGGTACGCCACCTTTCAAGCCGCGGCGGAGCTTTGCGCCAAGGAGCCCTTGAAAGGCGCGGATGCGGTGCACCTGCAGGCGGCTTTGGATCTCCAAGCCCTTGGCGCACGGCCTCTTTTTCTGACCTTTGACCGGACCCTCTACCGGGTGGCTAAGGCCAGGGGCTTGGCGGTGGTGGCGGTTCCTTCCTTCGACAGCTGA
- a CDS encoding DUF5615 family PIN-like protein, whose product MKLLADEGVDAPIVGRLRGEGHEVLYVAEMRPGIKDPEVLALAREEGALLLTTDKDFGELVFRQGLLSTGVLLLRLEGLPPLEKENRVAWALREHGAEMVGAFSVLNGKRLRIRR is encoded by the coding sequence ATGAAGCTCTTGGCGGATGAGGGGGTAGACGCCCCCATCGTGGGCAGGCTCCGGGGAGAAGGGCACGAGGTTCTCTACGTGGCGGAGATGCGCCCAGGCATAAAAGACCCCGAGGTCTTGGCCTTGGCTCGGGAGGAAGGGGCTTTACTCCTCACCACGGATAAGGACTTCGGGGAGCTAGTCTTTCGCCAGGGGCTCCTCAGCACTGGGGTCTTGCTCCTTCGCCTGGAGGGGCTGCCTCCTTTGGAAAAGGAGAACCGAGTGGCCTGGGCCCTGAGGGAGCACGGAGCGGAGATGGTGGGTGCCTTCTCTGTACTGAACGGTAAACGGCTGCGGATACGGAGATGA
- a CDS encoding DUF433 domain-containing protein, protein MEGAIVVDPEIMGGKPVVAGTRITVEEILRRLAAGETPEDILQAFPRLTPEGLRAALLYAAEAVGGERTYLYPEQAA, encoded by the coding sequence ATGGAAGGGGCCATCGTGGTGGACCCGGAGATCATGGGCGGCAAGCCCGTGGTGGCGGGCACCCGCATCACCGTGGAGGAGATCCTGCGCCGTCTGGCGGCAGGGGAAACCCCCGAGGATATCCTCCAAGCCTTTCCCCGGCTCACCCCCGAGGGTCTACGGGCGGCCCTCCTCTACGCCGCGGAAGCAGTAGGAGGGGAGCGGACTTACCTCTACCCCGAGCAGGCGGCATGA
- a CDS encoding ankyrin repeat domain-containing protein, with protein sequence MEPLYDFLAVDEVQDLTLAQLDLLLRSLKAPRHFLLAGDSHQIVHPNFFSWAALKTYFFQEAERGEEALERIRVLRANFRNARRVAELANRLLRLKQARFGSVDRESTYLCEPRLDREGKAVLLQAELNLLKDLDARSQRSAEVAVLVLREEDKERARAQFHTPLLFSVREAKGLEYPKVILYGFVAAAPEAYREVARGVDPADLEGELVFRRAKDKADKSLEEYKFFTNALYVALTRAVEEVIWVEEDPTHPFLRLLGLEAGREFRLEARETSREEWSREAARLAQHGNLEQAQAIREAFLGAKPVPWTVWDRKRLEEVLKNPADLKEKARRELLDLALFHRNLPLLQALAQAGHRPAQELLSPWFLDRPRLPWEVAAETTARLLRPYGGKGWKEILWDVRTFGPDFRTPSGATPLMLAAQAGNLELVHALLEAGADPEARDPFGQTPFLYALLRALEDPGFARGPFPTLVELLGPTAVDLQVPEEGGFRLVRLYPNHPEFWVFLAALALAKGLRANFHLSERARPYEGLTSAYLAEALGHLPPGLLPRTLAAKEGEEARRTYLNGVLGRNEAQSSYRPARRLFLRVARGRYLPNPHLRLRVREGEEEVWKPLREVLGYGLLGLEELR encoded by the coding sequence GTGGAACCCCTTTACGACTTCCTGGCGGTGGACGAGGTGCAGGACCTCACCCTGGCCCAGCTGGACCTCCTTCTGAGGAGCCTCAAGGCCCCTAGGCACTTCCTCCTGGCGGGGGACAGCCACCAGATCGTCCACCCCAACTTCTTCTCCTGGGCGGCCCTGAAGACCTACTTCTTCCAGGAGGCGGAGCGGGGAGAGGAGGCCCTGGAGCGCATCCGGGTGCTGCGGGCCAACTTCCGCAACGCCCGTAGGGTGGCGGAGCTGGCCAACCGCCTCCTCCGGCTCAAGCAGGCCCGCTTCGGCTCCGTGGACCGGGAAAGCACCTACCTCTGCGAACCCAGGCTGGACCGGGAGGGCAAGGCGGTGCTCCTGCAGGCCGAACTCAACCTCCTCAAGGACCTGGACGCCAGGAGCCAAAGGAGCGCGGAGGTGGCGGTCCTGGTCCTGCGGGAGGAGGACAAAGAGCGGGCGCGCGCCCAGTTCCACACCCCCCTCCTCTTCTCCGTGCGGGAGGCCAAGGGGTTGGAGTACCCCAAGGTCATCCTCTACGGCTTCGTGGCCGCGGCCCCCGAAGCCTACCGGGAGGTGGCCCGCGGGGTGGACCCCGCTGACCTGGAGGGGGAGCTCGTCTTCCGCCGGGCCAAGGACAAGGCGGACAAGAGCCTAGAGGAGTACAAGTTCTTCACCAACGCCCTCTACGTGGCCCTCACCCGGGCCGTGGAGGAGGTGATCTGGGTGGAAGAGGACCCTACCCACCCCTTCCTGCGGCTCCTGGGCCTCGAGGCCGGGCGGGAGTTCCGCCTGGAGGCCCGGGAGACGAGCCGGGAGGAGTGGAGCCGGGAGGCGGCCCGCCTTGCCCAGCACGGCAACCTGGAGCAAGCACAGGCCATCCGGGAGGCCTTCCTGGGGGCCAAGCCTGTGCCCTGGACGGTTTGGGACCGGAAGCGTCTGGAGGAGGTCTTGAAAAACCCCGCTGACCTCAAGGAAAAGGCCCGTAGGGAACTTTTGGACCTCGCCCTCTTCCACCGGAACCTCCCCCTCCTGCAGGCCCTGGCCCAGGCCGGCCACCGCCCGGCCCAGGAACTCCTCTCCCCCTGGTTTCTGGACCGGCCCCGCCTGCCTTGGGAGGTAGCGGCGGAGACCACCGCCCGCCTCCTCCGCCCCTACGGGGGCAAGGGGTGGAAGGAAATCCTCTGGGACGTGCGCACCTTCGGCCCCGATTTCCGCACCCCCTCGGGAGCCACCCCCTTGATGCTGGCCGCCCAGGCGGGAAACCTGGAGCTAGTCCACGCCCTTCTGGAAGCGGGGGCCGACCCGGAAGCCCGCGACCCCTTCGGCCAGACCCCCTTCCTCTATGCCCTCCTCCGGGCCCTCGAGGACCCCGGCTTCGCCCGCGGGCCCTTCCCCACCCTGGTGGAGCTCTTGGGTCCCACGGCGGTGGACCTTCAAGTCCCAGAGGAAGGGGGCTTCCGCCTGGTGCGCCTTTACCCCAACCACCCCGAGTTCTGGGTCTTCCTGGCGGCCCTGGCCCTAGCCAAGGGCCTCCGGGCCAACTTCCACCTCAGCGAGAGGGCCCGGCCCTACGAGGGCCTCACCTCGGCTTACCTGGCGGAGGCCCTGGGCCACCTGCCCCCTGGCCTCCTCCCCCGCACCCTAGCGGCCAAAGAAGGAGAGGAGGCGCGCCGCACCTACCTGAACGGGGTCTTGGGCAGGAACGAGGCGCAAAGCAGCTACCGCCCGGCCCGCAGGCTCTTCCTGCGGGTGGCCCGGGGCCGCTACCTGCCCAACCCTCACCTGCGCCTGCGGGTGCGGGAGGGGGAAGAAGAGGTCTGGAAGCCCCTACGAGAAGTGCTGGGGTACGGGCTTCTGGGTCTGGAGGAGCTTCGATAG
- a CDS encoding integrase core domain-containing protein, translated as MLAWGMGPSPTAELALGVWDGAKERILRETGREPWALIHHDQGGAFLSHEWVGKLLLEDGQRVSYSLMGPRGNPVVESFFSRFKGENRDLFLEARTLEELKGVIAERIRYYHEGRLHSGLGYRTPEEALREALGASHGKETGGVQN; from the coding sequence GTGCTGGCCTGGGGGATGGGGCCTTCCCCTACGGCGGAGCTGGCCCTGGGGGTATGGGATGGGGCCAAGGAGCGGATTCTCAGGGAAACGGGCCGGGAGCCCTGGGCTCTCATCCACCACGACCAGGGGGGAGCTTTTCTGAGCCACGAGTGGGTGGGGAAGCTTCTTCTGGAGGACGGGCAGAGGGTTTCGTATAGCCTGATGGGGCCGAGGGGGAACCCGGTGGTGGAGTCCTTCTTCTCCCGCTTTAAGGGGGAGAACCGGGACCTCTTCCTGGAAGCCCGAACGCTAGAGGAGCTGAAGGGGGTGATTGCGGAACGGATCAGATACTACCACGAGGGACGGCTGCACTCGGGGCTGGGATACCGGACCCCGGAAGAGGCTTTGCGGGAGGCTTTGGGGGCTTCCCATGGCAAAGAGACAGGAGGAGTTCAAAATTAG
- a CDS encoding IS3 family transposase, which produces MPVGERIALAKQAWNIAARRLTAQGLAPLPRILSALDISRATWYYYGRQKVEADRKREEEDQKTLALITQVLQEHPRYGYRRIQEELKRKGMRVNGKRIRRLLNDFHLALKRGLRVTRSVACNPNPTLS; this is translated from the coding sequence ATGCCTGTTGGGGAGCGCATCGCCTTGGCCAAGCAAGCCTGGAACATAGCCGCAAGGCGGCTGACGGCTCAAGGGCTGGCTCCCCTGCCCAGGATCCTGAGTGCTCTAGACATCTCCCGGGCCACCTGGTACTACTACGGCCGGCAGAAGGTAGAGGCTGATAGGAAGAGGGAGGAAGAGGACCAGAAGACCCTGGCTCTGATCACCCAGGTGCTGCAGGAGCACCCCCGGTACGGCTACCGCCGGATCCAGGAGGAGCTGAAACGGAAGGGGATGCGGGTCAATGGCAAGCGCATCCGCCGGCTACTGAACGACTTCCACCTGGCTTTGAAGCGGGGCCTGAGGGTCACGCGCAGCGTAGCTTGCAACCCAAACCCAACCCTCTCCTAG
- a CDS encoding transposase, translating to MKKAKPLTPQVKFQIALEVVKGERSAVEIARAYGIHPNTVYKYRGHGQSP from the coding sequence ATGAAGAAAGCCAAGCCGCTAACGCCACAGGTAAAGTTTCAGATCGCTCTGGAAGTCGTGAAAGGGGAGAGAAGCGCCGTGGAGATTGCCCGCGCGTACGGCATCCACCCCAACACCGTGTACAAGTACCGGGGTCACGGGCAAAGCCCGTAG
- a CDS encoding PhoU domain-containing protein has translation MAQEKAMSLSPWLMESPLAIHFTIGLVLGFLIGSANLVALLATSLQALGLDALGTSALILGGGVGCTGPLLVHPTLPSLRLALVLGIHRLLVAGLFLWVPWHFSALATHVVYHFLALVSFPALYPSLWRMASTLYPLRHDVAPRYLRPEALKDPPLAQALALRELSRIGDTTRGMLAKTVEALSRDAGTEDLLMALEDKVDRLSREVLLYISALPQENKTLILMKAASELEHMADLVKRMLRKAQRLWDQGITFSPEGRKELTNLSALILERLDAALTALATSNAALAERTLAERRTFREALEASREAHLARLKSREETRASTLTHLDLLLLLEEIDEGIGRIGDLVCELHNSRPIRS, from the coding sequence TTGGCACAGGAGAAGGCCATGAGTCTGAGCCCGTGGCTCATGGAAAGCCCCCTAGCGATCCACTTCACCATCGGGCTTGTCCTTGGCTTTCTGATCGGATCAGCCAACCTCGTGGCCCTGCTCGCGACTAGCCTGCAGGCTTTAGGCCTCGATGCCCTGGGTACGTCCGCCTTGATCCTAGGGGGCGGTGTGGGATGTACGGGTCCCCTGTTGGTCCACCCGACCCTGCCATCCCTACGCCTGGCCTTAGTTCTTGGCATACATAGGCTTCTTGTGGCAGGCCTCTTTCTCTGGGTGCCCTGGCACTTTTCTGCTTTGGCCACGCATGTGGTCTATCACTTCCTCGCGCTGGTTTCGTTTCCTGCGTTATACCCTAGCCTTTGGAGAATGGCCTCTACCCTCTACCCTCTGCGCCATGATGTGGCGCCGAGGTACCTGAGGCCCGAGGCTCTCAAGGATCCCCCGCTGGCACAGGCGCTGGCCCTTCGGGAGCTTTCCCGTATCGGTGACACCACCAGGGGCATGTTGGCAAAGACTGTAGAGGCCCTTTCCCGCGACGCAGGTACGGAGGATTTGCTTATGGCGCTGGAGGACAAGGTAGACCGTTTGAGCCGTGAGGTCCTGCTGTACATCTCGGCACTTCCGCAGGAGAACAAAACGCTCATCCTGATGAAAGCGGCCAGCGAGCTGGAGCATATGGCAGACCTAGTGAAGCGGATGCTGCGAAAGGCCCAGCGCCTGTGGGACCAGGGAATTACCTTTAGCCCCGAGGGCAGGAAGGAGCTCACGAACCTGTCCGCTCTGATCCTTGAACGCCTGGATGCTGCCCTGACTGCCCTGGCTACGAGCAACGCCGCGTTAGCCGAGAGGACCCTTGCCGAAAGGAGGACTTTCCGTGAAGCCCTCGAGGCCTCACGGGAGGCCCACCTCGCCCGCCTAAAAAGCCGGGAAGAAACCCGCGCCTCCACCCTGACCCACCTGGACCTTCTCCTTCTCCTGGAGGAAATTGACGAGGGCATCGGCCGGATAGGGGACTTGGTATGCGAGCTACATAACTCCCGCCCCATTCGATCCTAA
- a CDS encoding glycerophosphodiester phosphodiesterase, with protein sequence MLSAYEGRKMLSANTRRPLLIGHRGAPSLAKENSLASFRRALEEGLDGVELDVHLTKDGIFAVRHDFETPLGPVWQLGFDELIAVEPQTPRLEEVLELVAAFGDRFVNVDLKSIPGMGGLQALALARVLRGRDRVWVSSFDPTALLVLARARAGVPLAFLVAEDESASLVDCLPIAAIHPHYSLVSAERVKSWHSRGLAVVVWTVNAPELAQRLVGMGVDGLIGDHPYVLLGARG encoded by the coding sequence ATGCTCAGCGCGTACGAGGGAAGGAAGATGCTTTCCGCTAACACTAGGCGCCCCCTGCTCATTGGGCACCGCGGTGCCCCGTCCTTGGCCAAGGAGAACTCGCTTGCAAGTTTCCGCCGAGCCTTAGAGGAAGGGCTAGACGGCGTGGAACTGGACGTCCATCTAACGAAGGATGGCATCTTTGCGGTTCGGCACGACTTCGAGACCCCTTTGGGGCCGGTTTGGCAGCTCGGTTTTGACGAGTTGATAGCCGTTGAACCCCAAACCCCGAGGTTGGAAGAGGTCCTCGAGTTGGTGGCAGCTTTTGGAGACCGGTTCGTCAACGTGGACCTGAAGAGCATCCCGGGTATGGGGGGCCTCCAGGCTCTGGCCCTAGCACGGGTCCTCAGGGGCAGGGACCGGGTGTGGGTTTCAAGCTTCGACCCCACGGCTCTTCTGGTCCTAGCCAGAGCACGGGCTGGGGTCCCTTTGGCCTTCCTGGTGGCGGAAGATGAGTCCGCTTCCTTGGTGGACTGCTTGCCCATTGCAGCCATCCACCCCCATTACTCCCTCGTGAGCGCGGAACGGGTCAAATCCTGGCACTCCCGCGGGCTTGCGGTGGTAGTGTGGACGGTTAACGCCCCCGAACTTGCCCAGCGGTTGGTAGGGATGGGCGTGGACGGCCTGATCGGCGACCACCCCTATGTCCTCCTGGGAGCACGTGGATGA
- a CDS encoding MurR/RpiR family transcriptional regulator, with protein sequence MGTARLPPGIMAQLRAQLPALPAKEQAVARLLLERPHEMVQVSIRRIAAEAGTSTATVTRLSRKLGLKDFRELKVALAFEVGHFSSLPPSLDVHPEDSPLTVLRKVFQAEVQALEEALAGIDGETFAQAVELLASAKRVGIFGVGSSVPVALDAYYRFLRIGLPVFMAPETHMQAVAASLMKGGEVALFISHTGRSRELLDSVREAAQSGASIIALTSFARSLLVDKATVALVAPVREAAFRVEAMATRVVHLAVVDALYVALALRLDQAAWSLARSQQAIDAQRVRGKEDAFR encoded by the coding sequence ATGGGAACTGCGCGGCTACCTCCTGGGATAATGGCCCAGCTACGGGCACAGTTGCCTGCCCTGCCGGCCAAGGAGCAGGCAGTAGCGCGCTTGCTGCTGGAACGGCCTCACGAGATGGTCCAGGTCTCGATACGGAGGATCGCTGCGGAGGCGGGAACGAGCACGGCTACGGTGACCCGCCTGTCGCGAAAGCTGGGGCTGAAGGACTTCCGGGAGCTTAAGGTGGCCCTGGCCTTCGAAGTGGGGCATTTCTCTTCCCTTCCTCCATCGCTGGACGTGCACCCCGAGGACAGCCCCCTGACGGTCCTGCGTAAGGTGTTTCAAGCGGAAGTGCAAGCCCTCGAGGAAGCTCTGGCAGGGATAGACGGGGAGACCTTTGCACAAGCGGTGGAGCTGCTGGCCTCTGCTAAACGGGTGGGCATCTTTGGTGTAGGATCCAGCGTGCCCGTGGCCCTTGACGCCTACTATCGTTTTCTGAGAATCGGCCTTCCGGTCTTCATGGCTCCGGAAACCCACATGCAGGCTGTCGCGGCCAGTCTGATGAAAGGGGGTGAGGTAGCACTTTTCATTTCTCACACAGGCAGAAGCCGGGAACTTCTGGACAGTGTTAGGGAAGCGGCGCAATCAGGGGCGAGTATTATCGCCCTGACCTCCTTTGCTCGGAGTCTGCTGGTGGACAAGGCCACGGTAGCCCTGGTCGCTCCGGTACGGGAGGCCGCCTTTCGGGTAGAAGCCATGGCCACCCGGGTTGTCCACCTGGCAGTTGTGGACGCCCTTTATGTGGCGCTGGCGTTGCGGCTTGATCAAGCCGCTTGGAGCCTGGCCCGCTCGCAACAGGCAATCGATGCTCAGCGCGTACGAGGGAAGGAAGATGCTTTCCGCTAA